From the genome of Thermoanaerobaculales bacterium:
CGCGAGCTGGAGCCCGAGCTGCGGGTAGGCCTCGATGCCGCCGGCGTCGGGAAAGGCGCCGACGAAATGAGCCAGCGTCCGGGTGAAGCGGGCCGGGCTCGCCGGCGCGGGCCCCATGCCCTGGCCGTGTCCGCCCATCGGGTGGCCCGCCGGGTCGTCGCCCGGGTCCGGAGGCGGCGGCGCGATCACCGGGCAGAAGGTCGCCACTGGCAGCTCCGGGCGTCCCGCAGCGGCCAGCTCATCCGAGATCCTGCGCGAGATGCCGAGGCCGTAGGCGACGTGGCCGGAGCCAACGATCACCACCATCGTCTCCTCGCGGCGGAGGTTGGCGAGGATCGACCGCGCCATGACCACGTCCCACAGGCACTGGGCCGCGTACATGTTGTCGAACCAGCCGGGCGGCATCAGCGCGACGGTGTCGCCGAAGTAGCGGGCGACCAGGTAGCGGTGCTCCTCCGAGCCGCCGGTGGCAACCTCCCCCACTTCCGCCCGCTGCTCGTCGGTCAGCGCCTCCAGGCCGCCCCGGTTCACCGCCCGGGGGATGTCCCGGGGCACGTTCAACCCGACCACGCGCAGCCCGCGGGTGCGCGCCGCCTCCATGACCGGCCGGTAGTACTCGAAGCGGTAGCTGCCGCGGTCGTACCACGCGGTCCGGCGCAGCAGCTCGCCTTCATCGATCTCTCCGGCGACCCAGGCGTCGAGCGCCTCTTGGTCGCTGCGGAGGAAGAACTCCATGCCCAGCACGAGCTCGCCCTTGAGCCCCGCCATCGCGTCGAGCAGCGCACCGTGAAACTTCTTCTGCTCGATGTCGGTGTGCGCCTCGCCGATCAGCACGACCCTCGCCTTCACCAGCTCACGGGCCAGCTCCTCGAGCGAGAGCTCGCGATCCTCGACGGCGGACACGTAGCTGCCGGCCGCCGCGCTGCCGAACCGGGTTGCCAGCTCGCCGGCGCCGAGCGGCAGCAGGTCGAGCTCATCGGCCGCAACCGCTGACGCCATCGCCGTCAGCGCGGCGGCGAGAATGAAGAGCGGGAGAGTTCTCATGGGAGCCTCCTCGGACCAGCGTCACCTTACGCGATCGGTGCGGCGATCGCAAAGCCGCAGAGCTGCCTCGACCCTTGCTACAATCCACTGCCTCGGCGAGGGATGCTGGTGATGGCCGATCGACCAGAGCTGCACGAAGGCTTCCCAAGCGCGCTCGAGGCCGGCGACCTCGACCGCGTCGAGGAGCTGTGGCTGGAGGCCCTCGATTCCCCGGCGATCGCGGTCGACGACCTGCTCGAGGTGCGCCGCGCCCTGTGGAAGAACGGGCACAAGGCGCTCGCCGCGACGCTGCTCGAGCTGCTCGCGGACACCCTGGAGCAGCGTCGCGAATGGGAGGCGGCGCTCACCGTGCTGCGCGAGATCGTCCGCCTGACCGAGAAGCCCGGCCCCGAGCTGGTGGCCCGCCTCGAACGGGCCCTGACCGGGGCTCGCGCCGGCTCCCCGTCGCTGAAGCTGGTGCTCGAGCGCCACCCGCTGCAGGGATCGCGGCGTCCGCTCGACCAGCTCGAGATCATCGAGCGCTGGCTGGCCTTCGACCGGGGCACGACCGTCGAGGTCGTCGGCCAGGGTGTCGGCCGGGTGGTCGACGCCAACCTCTCACTCGAGAACATCAAGGTCGATCTCGGGGGTGCCCGCCGCGCGGTCTCGGTGCCGTTCGGCGCCGCGCCGCGCTTCCTCCGGCGGCTTCCGCCGGGCGACTTCAGGCGGCGCGCGGTCGAGGACCCGGAGCGGCTTCGGCTCGAGGCTCTCGAGGCCCCCGGTGAGGCCCTGGTCGGGCTCCTGGAGAGCCTGGCGGAGCCGGCCGACGTCGCCGCCATCAAGGCGGCGCTCGAGGGCATCGTCGATGCGGACGGCTGGACGGGCTGGTGGGCGAAGGCGCGCAAGCACCCGCGGCTGCTCGCCTCGGGCGCCGGCTCGCGGCTTCGCTACACGGTTGGCGCCAGCGCGGCGGCCGCCGCCGACCTGCTCCTCGAGGAGCTCCGCTCGGCCGAGCCCCGCCAGCGGCTGGCCGTGGCCCGCCGGCTGGCCGCCCGAGGGGCCGCGGAGGCCGAGGCAACAGCGGCGTTCCTGACCGGCACGCTCGCCGATCTCGCCGACCGCGACCCCGGGCTCGCCTGGGAGACGGCCGGCGCCCTGTCGGGGATCGGCCGGGGGACCGGCGAGGAGGCGGCGTTCCGGGAGGGGCTGCTGGCCGGCTGCCCGCCGCTGCGCCTGCTGCTGGGGATCCAGGATCGTGGCGAGCGCGAAGCGGCGCTGGCGGCCGCACGGGCGGCCGATCCGGACCACTGGGCCGAGCTGTGGAGCGACTGGATGCTGCACGAGCAGCACCCGGCCGTCCTCGACCTGATTGCCCGCTCTCTCGACGGGGAGGGCGCGGTCGATCTCCTGGACGCCGCCGTCGAGGCCGTGTTCCGCAACCACCTCGAACATCCGGCCCAGTTCGTGTGGGCCTGTGAGGCGATGGTCCAGCCCGGCGCCCCGGAGCCGCTGCGTCGGCGGGCGACGCCGTCGCTGCTCGAGAAGCTGCCCGACACCCTGACCCGGCCCGAGTTCGGGCCGCTGCGCGGCCGGGCCAAGGCGCTGCTCGACGGCGGCGGCGCCGCAGTCCGGGTCATCCTCGAGGCCGCGTCGCCCCAGCAGGCGGATCGGCTCGTCTCCCGGGTCGCAAGGATCTCGGCCGTCGAGCCGCAGCGCGTGCGGGTCCTCGAGCAGGCGGCCGCCCAGCGGCGCGGGGCGCCGGCAGCCGAGTCCGACACCCCGCTGCTGGTGGCGAGCGAGGAGGCGATCGAGGCCCGCCGCCTCCAGCTGAAGGAGCTCCTCGAGGTCGAGATCCCGAAGACGCTGAAGGGCATCACCGCCGCGGCGGCCGAAGGCGACCTCCGGGAGAACTTCGAGTACCACATGCTCAGGGACCGCCAGGAGCTGCAGTCGGCGAAGGCCGCCAAGCTGCAGCGGGAGCTCGCCATGGTGAGGGCTCTCAAGCCCGGCAGCGCCGACACCTCGAGAGTCAACATCGGCACCGTGGTCCAGCTCGCCGGCGCCGACGGGGCGCCGCTGCCGCCGGTCACCATCCTGGGCCCCTGGGACGCCGACGTCGGACGCCGGATCTTCGCCAACGGCAGCGAGCTCGCGCAACGGCTCCTCGGCGCTCACGTCGGCGACCGCGTCGAGATGGACGGGGGGCCGGCGACGATCACGAGGATCGACGCATGGCCGGCCGGCCGGTGAGCCGCCCAACAGCCAGCGGCCTCATCGCGCTCGGGCCGGGATCCCCGCCGGCGGGCGTTCGCGCTAGAGTGGGGCAATGAGCCGGCGGCAACCCCGCCCACGCGACCGCGTGCTGTACCGGGTGCTCGAGGCCTTGCTGGCGGCCGGCGGTCGCCTTCCGCTGGGGCTCACCCGGCCGCTGGGCATGCAGATCGGGGCCCTGGCCATGGCGCTCGATGCCCGTGACCGGCGGCGCGCGCGGAGCCACCTCCGGATCGCGTTCCCCTCGCTCGACGAGGCCGCGGTCCGCGCCCTGCTCCGCGGCACGGCCCGCCACCTCGGGGCGCTGCTCGCCGAGGTGGCCTGGCTGCTGCAGGCGACCGCCGAGCAGGTGGCCGAGCAGTGCGCGATCACCGGGCTCGAGCACGTGCGCAGCGCGCTGGAGGCCGGCACCGGAGCGGTGCTGTTCACCGGCCACTGCGGCAACTGGGAGCTCCTCAACTCCCGGCTCGGGGTGGCCGGGATCCCGCTGACGATCGCGGTGCGCGGCTTCCACGACCCGCGGCTCGACCACCTCGCCACCGGCCTGCGGTCCCGGTTCGGGTGCGAGGTGGTGCCGCGCGGCCAGGAGGCCGGGCGCCGCCTGGTGGCCGCACTCACCGCCAACCGGGTCAACGGCCTGCTCATCGACCAGGATATTCGCGGCATCCCTGGCGTCTTCGTCCCGTTCTTCGGGCGCCCCGCCTGGACGCCGTCAGGGGCCGCGTCGATCGCCCTCCGCAGGCAGTGCCCCCTGGTCCCCGCCTTCGGGCACCGCCGCGCCGACGGCCGGCACAGCGTGGAGATCCACCCTCCCCTGCCGGAGCCGCCGCCGGGGCCGGCCGAGGAGCGGGTCACCGCGCTCACCGCGGCCGCCACCGCCGCCATCGAGGAGCAGATCCGCGCCCACCCCGAGCAGTGGGTGTGGATGCACCGTCGCTGGCGGACCCAGCCGGCAGCCGCCGTCGACGCGAGCGCCCCTCCCGGCCAGTAGCCCGCGCGCCGCGGTCTCCGTCGGGACGGTCGCCCGACCCCCGGGACCGTTCCGGAGGCGGCAGCCGGCGCGGCGTCAAGCACTTCCGCCGGCGTCCCCGGCCGCGGCGGTCCTCAGACCCCGGCCTTGACGCACGCCGGATCCAGCGGGCAGCCCGCGCAGCGCGGCCGGCGCGCCACGCACACCCGCCGGCCGTGCAGGATCATCCGCATCGAGAACGCGACCCAGCCGGGCCGGGGAACGAGCCGCTCGAGCTCGCCGGCGATGGCCTCCGGGTCGTCGGCGCGGGTGAGGCCCAGGCGACCGGCGACCCGGCGCACGTGGGTGTCGACCGCGATCCCGGCGGCGATACCGAAGGCCTCACCCAGCACCACCTTGGCAGTCTTGCGCCCGACGCCGGGCAGCTCCACCAGCGCCTCCAGCTCGGCCGGGACAGTACCGCCGTGGCGCGCCACCAGGGCCTCCGCCGCCCCGCGCAGCGCGCGCGCCTTGTTGCGGAAGAACCCGGTCGGCCGGATCACCGCCTCGAGCTCGTCGAGCGGCGCCTGCGCCATGGCGGCGGGCGTCGGCCACCG
Proteins encoded in this window:
- a CDS encoding GreA/GreB family elongation factor, producing MADRPELHEGFPSALEAGDLDRVEELWLEALDSPAIAVDDLLEVRRALWKNGHKALAATLLELLADTLEQRREWEAALTVLREIVRLTEKPGPELVARLERALTGARAGSPSLKLVLERHPLQGSRRPLDQLEIIERWLAFDRGTTVEVVGQGVGRVVDANLSLENIKVDLGGARRAVSVPFGAAPRFLRRLPPGDFRRRAVEDPERLRLEALEAPGEALVGLLESLAEPADVAAIKAALEGIVDADGWTGWWAKARKHPRLLASGAGSRLRYTVGASAAAAADLLLEELRSAEPRQRLAVARRLAARGAAEAEATAAFLTGTLADLADRDPGLAWETAGALSGIGRGTGEEAAFREGLLAGCPPLRLLLGIQDRGEREAALAAARAADPDHWAELWSDWMLHEQHPAVLDLIARSLDGEGAVDLLDAAVEAVFRNHLEHPAQFVWACEAMVQPGAPEPLRRRATPSLLEKLPDTLTRPEFGPLRGRAKALLDGGGAAVRVILEAASPQQADRLVSRVARISAVEPQRVRVLEQAAAQRRGAPAAESDTPLLVASEEAIEARRLQLKELLEVEIPKTLKGITAAAAEGDLRENFEYHMLRDRQELQSAKAAKLQRELAMVRALKPGSADTSRVNIGTVVQLAGADGAPLPPVTILGPWDADVGRRIFANGSELAQRLLGAHVGDRVEMDGGPATITRIDAWPAGR
- a CDS encoding lysophospholipid acyltransferase family protein, with protein sequence MSRRQPRPRDRVLYRVLEALLAAGGRLPLGLTRPLGMQIGALAMALDARDRRRARSHLRIAFPSLDEAAVRALLRGTARHLGALLAEVAWLLQATAEQVAEQCAITGLEHVRSALEAGTGAVLFTGHCGNWELLNSRLGVAGIPLTIAVRGFHDPRLDHLATGLRSRFGCEVVPRGQEAGRRLVAALTANRVNGLLIDQDIRGIPGVFVPFFGRPAWTPSGAASIALRRQCPLVPAFGHRRADGRHSVEIHPPLPEPPPGPAEERVTALTAAATAAIEEQIRAHPEQWVWMHRRWRTQPAAAVDASAPPGQ
- the nth gene encoding endonuclease III, which gives rise to MRRSERARAVAELLAAAYPEARCELDYRDPWELLVATVLSAQCTDERVNQVTPVLFGRWPTPAAMAQAPLDELEAVIRPTGFFRNKARALRGAAEALVARHGGTVPAELEALVELPGVGRKTAKVVLGEAFGIAAGIAVDTHVRRVAGRLGLTRADDPEAIAGELERLVPRPGWVAFSMRMILHGRRVCVARRPRCAGCPLDPACVKAGV
- a CDS encoding ChaN family lipoprotein; this translates as MRTLPLFILAAALTAMASAVAADELDLLPLGAGELATRFGSAAAGSYVSAVEDRELSLEELARELVKARVVLIGEAHTDIEQKKFHGALLDAMAGLKGELVLGMEFFLRSDQEALDAWVAGEIDEGELLRRTAWYDRGSYRFEYYRPVMEAARTRGLRVVGLNVPRDIPRAVNRGGLEALTDEQRAEVGEVATGGSEEHRYLVARYFGDTVALMPPGWFDNMYAAQCLWDVVMARSILANLRREETMVVIVGSGHVAYGLGISRRISDELAAAGRPELPVATFCPVIAPPPPDPGDDPAGHPMGGHGQGMGPAPASPARFTRTLAHFVGAFPDAGGIEAYPQLGLQLADGEGVPTVSMVFPDSLAAKAGLASGDRILDVDGTRVAGRSELRALLAATEWRRRVGFLIERGDQQREVAVLLYPQVDLSEAATAPGWSIAPAAELAPAAAAPVAPAAGDPPPRSIVVSRAGVLQWLEVRGKDTLDEVHEVDADGRVIRSVYRTPRPDGAVEVRFRRAGDGTVVSFVRLDRAGREVGR